A genomic region of uncultured Paludibaculum sp. contains the following coding sequences:
- a CDS encoding MauE/DoxX family redox-associated membrane protein gives MSPSIERWALLYTRVALGAAFLSGIASRFGLYGRNVGYGNFDNFLKYTAEVNSFMPASTIPFLGWAATVAELVLGVALLAGLWPRCTAWASAALLVIFGLAMTISMGIKSPLDYSVFSASAAAVLLALHQPGRPAALNS, from the coding sequence GTGAGTCCATCCATCGAGCGCTGGGCACTGCTCTACACCCGAGTAGCCCTGGGCGCCGCGTTCTTGTCCGGCATCGCCTCGCGCTTCGGTCTCTACGGCAGGAACGTCGGCTATGGCAACTTCGACAACTTCCTCAAGTACACCGCGGAGGTGAACTCGTTCATGCCCGCGTCGACGATTCCCTTCCTGGGTTGGGCGGCCACGGTCGCGGAACTCGTGCTGGGCGTGGCCCTGCTGGCTGGCCTCTGGCCGAGGTGTACCGCCTGGGCCAGCGCCGCCCTACTCGTGATCTTCGGCCTCGCGATGACTATCTCGATGGGCATCAAGTCACCGCTGGACTACTCCGTCTTCTCTGCGTCGGCGGCTGCCGTGCTGCTGGCGCTGCACCAACCTGGCCGACCGGCCGCATTGAATTCGTAA
- a CDS encoding cupin domain-containing protein produces MRFPLTPVCVAVTLLWTATGTEPRVRPILARNLPHLNGAAAKATLIEVNYGPGESSPTHTHPCAVMGYVVEGAVRMQVDSGPETIYRKGDGFYEAPNGVHAISANASRTERAKFVAYFVCDHEAPLSADLPQHSGDRP; encoded by the coding sequence ATGAGATTTCCCCTTACGCCCGTCTGTGTGGCCGTGACGCTGTTGTGGACCGCCACGGGCACGGAACCGCGCGTCCGCCCTATCCTGGCTCGGAACCTGCCACACCTGAATGGCGCCGCCGCAAAAGCCACTCTGATCGAAGTGAACTACGGCCCGGGCGAGTCGTCCCCAACTCACACCCACCCGTGCGCTGTGATGGGCTACGTCGTCGAAGGTGCCGTACGAATGCAGGTCGACTCCGGCCCGGAGACCATCTACCGCAAGGGCGATGGCTTCTACGAGGCGCCCAACGGTGTCCACGCCATTTCCGCCAACGCCAGCCGGACGGAGCGCGCCAAGTTCGTCGCCTACTTCGTCTGCGACCACGAAGCGCCTCTGAGCGCCGACCTGCCCCAGCACTCGGGAGACAGGCCGTGA
- a CDS encoding PLP-dependent aminotransferase family protein produces the protein MAKSIATFELVLPPREPKTQAFRWLHAALRDAIIDGRLRPGARLPATRDLAVQHGLSRGTVVYAFDQLKAEGYLVGTVGSGTYVSKVLPEQLLQAPAAAARTPATAAKQFWRLSQYAGRVEPFSSLEPRASRAFRPNLPALDLFPTTLWAQVAARRLRHVTTFQLLGCDPLGYPPLRQAVAAYLSSSRGVNCVPEQVVIVSGAQEAIDLTARILLDPGDGVVMENPGYPGARNSFSALGAKVMSLGLDEEGLRIQSAPRLGVRLAYVTPGHQFPLGVTMSLPRRLQLLEWARETGASILEDDYDSEYRYSGRPVPALQGLDRRGAVLFTGSFSKVLFPSLRLGYLVLPEDLIDRFSAVLSVTSRHAPLLDQAILCDFLTEGHFGRHLRRMRAIYAGRVGALLEGARRHLTGLLDVSEVEAGLQTAGRLRHGVTGEAARTAGLRHGVEVIPLSDYQAGGDVEEGLQLGFAAVDEREIRRGVVQLAKALEEVRRGGSASPHR, from the coding sequence ATGGCGAAGAGCATCGCAACCTTCGAACTGGTGCTACCGCCTCGTGAGCCGAAGACGCAGGCGTTCCGGTGGCTGCACGCCGCCTTGCGGGACGCGATCATCGACGGCCGGTTGCGACCCGGAGCGCGCCTGCCGGCTACACGCGATCTGGCCGTGCAGCACGGCCTATCACGCGGCACGGTGGTCTACGCCTTCGATCAACTGAAGGCGGAGGGCTACCTGGTGGGGACAGTCGGTTCAGGGACCTACGTCAGCAAGGTGTTACCGGAGCAACTGCTGCAGGCGCCCGCCGCAGCTGCCAGGACCCCGGCGACAGCGGCGAAGCAGTTCTGGCGGCTCTCGCAGTATGCGGGGCGGGTGGAGCCGTTCTCGAGCCTGGAGCCCCGCGCATCGCGCGCCTTCCGCCCGAACCTGCCGGCTCTGGATCTGTTCCCCACCACGCTTTGGGCACAGGTGGCGGCGCGGCGGCTGCGCCATGTCACCACGTTCCAACTACTGGGCTGCGATCCACTAGGTTATCCGCCGCTGCGGCAGGCGGTGGCGGCGTATCTGAGCTCCTCGCGAGGGGTGAACTGCGTGCCGGAGCAGGTGGTGATTGTCTCCGGCGCGCAGGAGGCGATCGACCTGACGGCACGGATCCTGCTGGATCCGGGGGACGGGGTGGTGATGGAGAATCCGGGTTATCCCGGTGCTCGCAATTCCTTCTCCGCGCTGGGCGCCAAAGTGATGAGCCTGGGGTTGGATGAGGAGGGCCTGCGGATCCAGAGCGCGCCGAGGCTGGGCGTGCGGCTGGCCTATGTGACTCCGGGCCATCAGTTCCCACTGGGTGTCACAATGAGCCTGCCGCGGCGGCTGCAGCTTCTCGAATGGGCGCGCGAGACGGGCGCATCAATTCTGGAAGACGATTACGACAGCGAGTACCGCTACTCGGGGCGGCCGGTGCCGGCGCTGCAGGGTTTGGACCGCCGAGGGGCCGTGTTGTTCACGGGTAGTTTCAGCAAGGTATTGTTTCCATCCTTACGGCTGGGCTACCTGGTGCTGCCGGAGGATCTGATCGACCGATTCTCCGCGGTGCTCTCGGTCACCAGCCGCCACGCGCCGCTGCTGGACCAGGCGATTCTCTGCGACTTCCTCACGGAAGGGCACTTTGGCCGCCACCTGCGCCGGATGCGCGCGATCTACGCCGGGCGCGTCGGGGCACTGTTGGAGGGTGCCAGGCGGCATCTGACCGGGCTGCTGGACGTCTCGGAGGTGGAGGCGGGCCTGCAGACAGCGGGGCGCCTGCGGCATGGAGTTACGGGCGAGGCCGCGCGGACTGCCGGGCTGCGGCATGGCGTCGAAGTGATTCCCTTGAGCGACTACCAAGCGGGCGGCGACGTGGAGGAGGGGCTACAACTGGGGTTCGCGGCGGTGGATGAGAGGGAGATACGGCGGGGCGTCGTACAACTGGCGAAGGCGCTGGAAGAGGTGCGGCGAGGCGGCTCCGCCTCGCCGCACCGGTAG
- a CDS encoding carboxypeptidase regulatory-like domain-containing protein, producing MYTTACFLAAPKPSHPKSRLAFAVLLALLLIASFSPTSLRAQATEGTILGTVTDTSSAPVAGAVVTVTNVDTNQRRVTVSNENGEYLVTNLPLGQYTVAAEMRGFRRVETPGVEITIKARPRVDLHLEVGEITQAVSVTGDAPLLKTDTVEVSTVVSRQQLESLPQMSRHLLTLASLTPSISHFNGGRVGDFSGGEAISLGPLGVNSNNFMIDGISNNLELTGGMNAVPPIDAIQEFSVQTSGYAAEFGRAAGGIVNVALKSGTNQLHGFGYDYLRNDIFDARPYDFSGTNPARQPLRRNLFGGGLSGPVKKDKIFLFGNYEGLRQPQNAIEYDTVPTALERAGDFSKSGFSIYDPATQRLDPSTGRYIRDAFPNNVIPQNRINPIGSKLISIFPTPNYKDQNPTVLSNYLAILTNNDKRDSMNLKGDVNLGPADSLTLRYSKQWLTKDRSGYMPESWIGGHATLNGTNAGATYTHIFSPSVVNEARGGWNYITDGNFNSNQTVIPELSKIPGAVVQAGYPTVSMRNISSTKAVRPLTTLPTPYLVWQNSVQLMDNVSWHKGSHAFKFGVEYIHHRNDVGGGWAPGGVKFNFDAYQTVPYAGAKRESNRTGTPDGLLGLAGALTTYHYLDKTRMTDNRIAAFAQDDWRITRKLSLSLGLRYEWFPQWSMANDLNTNFDLRTGKIIISDTTRDWVSTNLGLANGTLPGNYDYRPHDQVQPTSTSIDLSPRIGFAYSINSRMVLRGGYGIYYSVLDALNMNNTSGAPFSFQVQRNGDTLKAIDINEGFPAANIFDTLASVNIGPAQFDTRFKDPYVQKYNMNLQISPTKSTVVEVGYSGFHSIRGATSWRVNYPTPAPGDLQSRRPYPLLGEGFGIFFMNAARYNALEVSLRQREWRGLTVTTALTMSNSIGDNGSIDPYNFAYGHGRLSNDYGYNWVSSAIYTVPTPSTWNALTRQILGGWQTSTIVQLQGGAPFSVGSSQTMNDDIDSSRADLLVTKGPASLGGSQRSINRWFNTDAFVSPADYTWGNSGINILRAPSFAQVDLALQKSFHVHERARFTFRAESSNVLNHVNLGSPSATVGSAGFGTIRSLNGDPRHMQVSLRADF from the coding sequence ATGTACACCACAGCCTGCTTCCTCGCCGCCCCCAAGCCCTCTCACCCGAAGTCTCGTCTTGCGTTCGCAGTTCTCCTGGCACTACTGCTCATCGCTTCATTCAGCCCCACCAGCCTCCGGGCACAAGCTACCGAGGGCACAATCCTCGGCACCGTCACCGACACCTCCAGCGCGCCAGTAGCCGGCGCCGTTGTCACCGTCACCAACGTGGATACCAACCAGCGGCGCGTCACCGTCTCCAACGAAAACGGCGAGTATCTGGTGACCAATCTGCCACTGGGCCAATACACCGTGGCTGCTGAGATGCGCGGTTTCCGTCGTGTCGAGACGCCCGGCGTCGAGATCACCATCAAGGCCCGTCCCCGCGTCGATCTCCACCTGGAAGTCGGGGAGATCACTCAGGCCGTCAGTGTGACCGGCGACGCCCCACTGCTCAAGACCGACACCGTGGAAGTCAGCACCGTGGTCAGCCGCCAGCAACTGGAGAGTCTGCCTCAGATGAGCCGCCACCTCCTCACGCTGGCTTCCCTGACGCCGAGTATTTCGCACTTCAACGGAGGCCGCGTGGGCGACTTCTCCGGCGGCGAGGCCATCTCACTCGGGCCCCTCGGCGTCAACAGCAACAACTTCATGATCGACGGCATCTCGAACAATCTGGAACTTACCGGCGGCATGAACGCCGTACCGCCCATCGACGCCATCCAGGAGTTCTCCGTCCAGACCAGCGGCTATGCCGCCGAGTTCGGCCGTGCCGCCGGCGGCATTGTCAACGTGGCCCTCAAGAGCGGCACCAATCAACTGCACGGCTTCGGCTACGACTATCTGCGCAACGACATCTTCGACGCCCGCCCCTACGACTTCTCGGGAACGAACCCGGCCCGCCAGCCGCTGCGCCGGAACCTTTTCGGTGGCGGTCTCAGCGGCCCGGTCAAGAAGGACAAGATCTTCCTCTTTGGCAACTATGAGGGTCTGCGCCAGCCACAGAACGCCATCGAGTACGACACTGTCCCCACCGCGCTCGAGCGCGCCGGCGATTTCTCGAAGAGCGGCTTCAGCATCTACGATCCGGCCACTCAACGCCTCGACCCCTCCACCGGCCGCTACATCCGCGATGCGTTCCCCAATAATGTGATCCCCCAGAACCGCATCAACCCCATTGGTTCAAAACTCATCAGCATCTTCCCCACGCCCAACTACAAGGACCAGAACCCCACGGTCCTCAGCAACTACCTGGCGATCCTCACCAATAACGACAAACGCGATTCCATGAACCTCAAAGGCGACGTGAATCTGGGCCCGGCCGACTCGCTCACCCTCCGCTACTCCAAGCAGTGGCTCACGAAGGATCGCAGCGGCTACATGCCCGAAAGCTGGATCGGCGGCCATGCGACGCTCAATGGCACCAATGCCGGCGCCACTTACACGCACATCTTCTCGCCCTCGGTGGTCAATGAAGCACGCGGTGGCTGGAACTACATCACGGACGGCAACTTCAACTCCAACCAGACCGTGATCCCGGAGCTCAGCAAGATCCCGGGCGCCGTAGTGCAAGCCGGCTATCCCACCGTCTCCATGCGCAACATCTCGTCCACGAAGGCCGTGCGCCCTCTCACCACTCTTCCGACGCCCTACCTCGTTTGGCAGAACTCCGTCCAGCTCATGGACAACGTCAGTTGGCACAAGGGCAGCCACGCCTTCAAGTTCGGAGTGGAGTACATCCATCACCGCAACGATGTCGGCGGCGGCTGGGCGCCGGGCGGCGTCAAGTTCAACTTCGACGCCTATCAAACCGTGCCTTACGCAGGAGCCAAGCGCGAGTCCAATCGCACCGGCACGCCCGACGGTCTGCTCGGCCTCGCCGGCGCGCTCACCACCTATCACTACCTCGACAAGACGCGCATGACCGACAACCGCATCGCTGCCTTCGCCCAGGACGACTGGCGCATCACCCGCAAGCTCAGCCTCTCACTCGGCCTGCGCTACGAGTGGTTCCCCCAGTGGAGCATGGCCAACGATCTGAATACCAACTTCGATCTCAGAACGGGCAAGATCATCATCTCCGATACAACCCGTGACTGGGTCTCCACCAACCTCGGCCTGGCCAACGGAACCCTGCCCGGCAACTACGACTACAGGCCCCATGACCAGGTGCAGCCCACGTCCACCTCCATCGATCTCTCGCCCCGCATCGGCTTCGCCTACTCCATCAACAGCCGCATGGTGCTGCGCGGCGGCTACGGCATCTACTACTCAGTGCTCGATGCCCTGAATATGAACAACACCAGTGGCGCGCCGTTCAGCTTCCAGGTCCAGCGCAACGGCGACACGCTGAAAGCCATCGACATCAACGAAGGCTTCCCGGCAGCGAACATCTTCGACACACTGGCCTCCGTCAACATCGGTCCCGCGCAGTTCGACACCCGCTTCAAGGATCCCTACGTCCAGAAGTACAACATGAACCTGCAGATCAGTCCCACGAAATCGACCGTGGTCGAAGTGGGCTACAGCGGCTTCCACTCCATCCGCGGCGCCACCTCCTGGCGGGTCAACTATCCCACCCCAGCCCCTGGTGATCTCCAGAGCCGCCGGCCCTATCCTCTGCTTGGCGAGGGCTTCGGCATCTTCTTCATGAACGCCGCCCGCTACAACGCCCTGGAAGTCAGTCTGCGCCAGCGCGAATGGCGCGGACTCACAGTAACCACCGCCCTCACCATGTCGAACTCCATCGGCGACAACGGCAGCATCGATCCCTACAACTTCGCCTACGGCCACGGCCGTCTGTCGAATGACTACGGCTACAACTGGGTCAGCTCGGCCATTTACACCGTGCCCACGCCGAGCACCTGGAATGCGCTCACCCGTCAGATCCTCGGCGGCTGGCAGACCTCTACAATCGTTCAGCTCCAGGGCGGAGCACCCTTCTCCGTGGGTTCGTCCCAAACCATGAACGACGACATCGACTCCAGCCGGGCCGATCTCCTCGTCACAAAGGGCCCCGCCTCGCTGGGCGGCAGCCAGCGCTCCATCAATCGCTGGTTCAATACCGATGCCTTCGTCAGCCCCGCCGACTACACGTGGGGCAACTCCGGCATCAACATCTTGCGCGCACCGTCGTTCGCGCAAGTCGACCTGGCCCTGCAGAAGAGCTTCCATGTCCATGAACGAGCCCGCTTCACCTTCCGGGCCGAATCGTCGAACGTCCTGAACCATGTCAACCTGGGCTCTCCATCGGCGACGGTAGGCAGTGCGGGCTTCGGCACCATCCGCAGCCTCAACGGCGATCCGCGCCACATGCAGGTCTCGCTCAGAGCGGACTTCTAG
- a CDS encoding phosphoglycerate mutase family protein, giving the protein MLRVCWLLAVHLLFLSILSAQTTIYVVRHADRAPGNDDPPINETGQQRAKALARFLTDAPLTAIYVTEAVRTQQTAAPTAATHHLRPVIVDAKDTTSLMRRIRQEVPAGKSALVVGHRATVPVIVQALGGGAVPPLGSSEVDRLTAVTCWPDGRCALQSFRYGPE; this is encoded by the coding sequence ATGCTCCGTGTCTGTTGGCTGCTGGCCGTCCACCTCCTCTTCCTATCCATCCTTTCCGCGCAGACCACCATTTACGTCGTGCGCCACGCCGACCGCGCGCCCGGCAACGATGATCCGCCCATCAACGAGACGGGCCAACAGCGGGCGAAAGCCCTGGCGCGCTTCCTTACCGATGCCCCGCTCACCGCCATCTATGTGACTGAGGCTGTGCGTACGCAGCAAACAGCGGCGCCCACCGCGGCCACGCACCATCTACGGCCCGTCATCGTTGACGCCAAGGACACCACCAGCCTCATGCGTCGAATCAGGCAGGAGGTCCCCGCAGGTAAGTCCGCTCTCGTGGTGGGCCACCGGGCCACTGTGCCGGTGATTGTGCAGGCCCTGGGTGGTGGAGCCGTCCCACCGCTCGGCAGCAGTGAAGTCGACCGCCTCACCGCCGTTACCTGCTGGCCCGACGGCCGCTGCGCACTGCAGTCCTTTCGATACGGCCCTGAGTAA
- a CDS encoding ABC transporter permease has product MLEQLRQDITYGFRQLRKSPGFTFVAVASLALGIGANTAIFELVAAIRMQTLPVENPEQLVSVEFQKGSARSGWFSTRSARLTYAQWDHLRKNQQAFSSVLAWSAARFNLSDGGEARWAEGLYVSGDFFRTLGVNPLIGRTITSADDTDTCPNPGAVVSYAFWQRELGGDRSALGRSISLDGHTFPVIGITKPEFFGVEMGRRYDVAIPVCADRMMSDDGKGRIPIRHAWWLSMMGRLKPGWTVEKARAQMRALSPGLTEATMPPVYKAQQAKKYLANKMDAQEGGTGVSNLRRQYEQPLWLLMATTGLVLLIACANLANLLLARASVRERELAVRLALGASRGRLIRQLLAESLLLALMGATLGAGLAQLLSRGLIAFISTKREPLFLHLGLDWRVLGFTAALAVGTCLLFGLLPALRATSMAPSAAIRAGGRSMTSGPERFSLRRILVVTQVAFSLVLLTGALLFVRSLRNLMTTDSGFKPEGIMTVGLDFSRGQYPKERRPALSRELSDKLSALPGVQAAAQVMMTPISGSGWNNDIGPDGTQAAASGKQSFFNRVGPGYFHTMGTQLLAGREFDERDNLSGPKVAVVNEVFARKFFGKANVVGRTFRMEAPAGKPEDLVQIVGVVKNTKYYELREDFLPIGFFPMAQDDDPGSGLSMVLRVQGSPLDLMTAVKGAVAGINPTIGIEFRTFSAQLEESLLRDRLMATLSGAFALLAGLLAMLGLYGVIAYMVARRRNEIGLRIALGANRARVIRLVLAETGLLLVVGLGVGVLLAQWAARGASSMLYGLQPYDPVSTGISIGVLAIVGLCAGYGPARRAAGLEPMAALREE; this is encoded by the coding sequence ATGCTTGAACAGCTACGGCAGGACATTACATACGGCTTCCGGCAATTGAGAAAGAGCCCCGGCTTTACATTCGTCGCGGTGGCCTCGCTAGCCCTTGGCATCGGCGCCAACACGGCCATCTTTGAACTGGTGGCAGCCATCCGGATGCAGACCCTGCCTGTGGAGAACCCCGAACAGTTGGTTAGCGTTGAGTTCCAGAAGGGATCCGCTCGCTCAGGCTGGTTCTCCACCCGGAGCGCTCGCCTCACCTACGCCCAGTGGGACCACCTGCGCAAGAACCAGCAGGCCTTCAGCAGCGTTCTTGCCTGGAGTGCCGCCCGCTTCAACCTCTCCGACGGCGGCGAAGCCCGCTGGGCCGAAGGGCTCTATGTCAGCGGCGACTTCTTCCGCACGCTGGGCGTGAATCCGCTCATCGGCCGCACCATCACCAGCGCGGACGACACCGATACCTGCCCCAACCCCGGCGCCGTGGTTAGCTATGCCTTCTGGCAGCGCGAGCTGGGCGGCGACCGCAGCGCCTTGGGCCGCAGCATCAGTCTTGACGGCCACACCTTCCCTGTCATCGGCATTACGAAACCCGAGTTCTTCGGGGTCGAAATGGGCCGGCGCTACGACGTCGCCATCCCCGTCTGCGCCGACCGCATGATGTCCGACGATGGCAAGGGACGCATCCCCATCCGCCACGCCTGGTGGCTCTCCATGATGGGCCGTCTGAAACCCGGCTGGACCGTTGAAAAGGCGCGCGCGCAGATGCGGGCCCTGTCCCCCGGATTGACTGAGGCCACCATGCCGCCTGTCTACAAGGCCCAACAGGCGAAGAAATACCTGGCGAACAAGATGGATGCGCAGGAAGGCGGCACCGGAGTCTCCAACCTCCGGCGTCAATATGAGCAGCCATTGTGGCTGCTGATGGCCACCACCGGACTCGTCCTGTTGATCGCCTGCGCGAACCTCGCCAACCTGCTGCTCGCTCGCGCCAGCGTCCGCGAACGGGAACTGGCCGTCCGGTTGGCCCTGGGCGCCTCGCGCGGCCGCCTGATTCGGCAGTTGCTGGCGGAAAGCCTGCTGCTGGCCCTGATGGGCGCAACCCTCGGCGCCGGGTTGGCCCAGTTGCTCAGCCGGGGCCTCATCGCTTTCATCAGCACAAAGCGCGAACCCCTCTTCCTTCACCTCGGCCTCGACTGGCGCGTCCTGGGCTTCACCGCCGCGCTCGCCGTCGGCACCTGCCTGCTCTTCGGCCTGTTGCCGGCCCTCCGCGCCACCAGCATGGCTCCGTCTGCCGCCATCCGCGCCGGCGGTCGCAGTATGACGTCAGGCCCGGAACGCTTCAGCCTCCGCCGCATCCTGGTCGTCACGCAGGTGGCCTTCTCCCTGGTCCTGCTCACCGGAGCGCTACTGTTCGTACGCAGCCTGCGCAATCTCATGACCACCGATTCCGGCTTCAAGCCGGAAGGCATCATGACCGTCGGCCTGGACTTCAGCCGCGGCCAGTACCCCAAGGAACGCCGGCCCGCCCTCAGCCGCGAACTCTCTGACAAGCTCTCTGCCCTGCCCGGCGTACAAGCAGCCGCCCAGGTGATGATGACACCCATCAGCGGCTCCGGCTGGAACAACGATATCGGCCCCGACGGCACCCAGGCCGCCGCCAGCGGCAAGCAGTCGTTCTTTAACCGCGTCGGCCCCGGCTACTTCCACACCATGGGCACCCAGTTGCTCGCCGGCCGCGAGTTCGACGAACGCGACAACCTCTCCGGGCCCAAGGTGGCCGTGGTCAACGAGGTCTTTGCCCGCAAGTTCTTCGGTAAGGCGAATGTCGTGGGCCGCACCTTCCGCATGGAGGCCCCGGCCGGCAAGCCCGAGGACCTCGTCCAGATCGTCGGCGTCGTGAAGAACACCAAGTACTACGAACTGCGCGAGGACTTCCTGCCCATCGGCTTCTTTCCCATGGCCCAGGATGACGACCCCGGCTCCGGCCTCTCCATGGTGCTGCGTGTTCAAGGCTCTCCGCTGGACCTGATGACCGCCGTCAAAGGCGCCGTGGCCGGCATCAATCCAACCATCGGCATCGAGTTCCGCACCTTCTCGGCGCAACTCGAGGAGTCGCTCCTGCGAGACCGCCTCATGGCCACCCTCTCCGGCGCCTTCGCCCTCCTGGCCGGACTCCTGGCAATGCTCGGGCTCTATGGCGTCATCGCTTACATGGTCGCCCGCCGGCGCAATGAGATCGGCCTCCGCATCGCCCTGGGCGCCAATCGGGCCCGTGTCATCCGCCTTGTCCTGGCGGAGACGGGACTCCTGCTTGTTGTTGGCCTGGGCGTAGGCGTTCTGCTAGCGCAATGGGCCGCCCGCGGCGCGTCCAGCATGCTCTACGGCCTGCAGCCCTACGACCCCGTGTCCACCGGCATCTCCATCGGAGTGCTCGCCATCGTCGGGTTGTGCGCGGGCTATGGCCCGGCCCGGCGCGCCGCCGGCCTGGAACCCATGGCCGCCCTCAGGGAAGAATAG
- a CDS encoding mandelate racemase/muconate lactonizing enzyme family protein — translation MTRIVQVEAIPVRLPRNLEEATGTAGSPSVLRNGASDYRWSASVPAIYSRHFETALIKVTLDNGLTGWGEAQAPLAPQVACAVADRLLAPMLVDTEFVPEPTHLSKTWHNLYGTMRVRGQTGGFMLDAISGVDLALWDLAGQMRQLSVSALIAASAARPKVPAYLSGLPSGSFPERCRFARDYQAQGFGCFKIFHEAAEGELFQLLDELRDALGATAQLAVDALWRLDGSRADAFGRQLDRRHAVWLECPFMPEEAGAHARLAEAIHTPLAAGESYRTRYEIAPVLPALRFVQPDLGRTGITEGLRIAQLATAGNAAVLPHVSIALGPQIAAAIHFAAAIENAPLLEFNPSVFEVANRFLEEPLQVEDAHWQVPRTPGLGIRVKEAELRAAIRW, via the coding sequence ATGACGCGAATCGTCCAAGTGGAAGCCATACCCGTACGTCTGCCGCGGAATCTGGAAGAGGCCACCGGCACCGCCGGCTCGCCCTCGGTTCTGCGAAATGGAGCCTCTGACTACCGCTGGTCCGCCAGCGTCCCGGCCATCTACTCCCGGCACTTCGAAACCGCGCTCATCAAGGTGACCCTCGACAACGGCCTCACCGGCTGGGGTGAGGCACAAGCACCCCTGGCACCCCAGGTAGCCTGCGCGGTCGCCGACCGCCTGCTCGCGCCCATGCTCGTCGACACCGAGTTTGTGCCCGAGCCCACGCACCTCTCGAAGACCTGGCACAACCTCTACGGAACAATGCGCGTCCGCGGCCAGACCGGAGGCTTCATGCTCGACGCCATCAGTGGCGTGGACCTGGCGCTGTGGGATCTCGCGGGCCAGATGCGCCAACTCTCCGTATCCGCGCTCATCGCGGCATCGGCCGCCCGGCCCAAGGTACCCGCCTACCTCAGCGGACTACCCTCCGGATCGTTCCCCGAGCGCTGCCGCTTCGCCCGCGACTACCAGGCACAGGGCTTCGGTTGTTTCAAGATCTTTCACGAGGCGGCGGAGGGCGAGCTCTTCCAGTTGTTGGACGAACTGCGCGACGCCCTGGGCGCCACCGCACAGTTGGCCGTGGACGCGCTGTGGAGGCTCGACGGCTCCAGGGCGGACGCTTTCGGAAGGCAGCTAGACCGGCGCCACGCCGTGTGGCTGGAATGCCCGTTCATGCCAGAAGAGGCCGGAGCCCATGCCCGCTTGGCGGAGGCCATCCACACCCCGCTCGCCGCTGGTGAAAGCTACCGCACCCGCTACGAGATTGCTCCAGTCCTGCCCGCCCTGCGGTTCGTTCAGCCCGACCTCGGCCGCACCGGCATCACCGAGGGGCTGCGCATCGCCCAATTGGCCACGGCGGGCAATGCCGCTGTCCTGCCGCACGTCAGCATCGCCCTGGGCCCGCAGATCGCGGCCGCCATCCATTTCGCGGCAGCAATCGAAAACGCTCCTCTCCTGGAATTCAACCCGTCTGTCTTCGAGGTGGCCAATCGATTCCTCGAAGAGCCCCTTCAGGTGGAGGACGCCCATTGGCAGGTGCCCCGCACCCCTGGCCTGGGGATCCGAGTGAAGGAAGCCGAGCTTCGCGCCGCCATCCGTTGGTAA